Proteins from a genomic interval of Nasonia vitripennis strain AsymCx chromosome 3, Nvit_psr_1.1, whole genome shotgun sequence:
- the LOC100122742 gene encoding transcriptional repressor p66-beta isoform X1 gives MEAMDLDGDAVVDLSVGSSNRRESPTVPANSVNDAGPPLDLGVNYSTTSPSVDNNMPEPRNIQNSSRGILAPKSGDERRPRRNLRPRTERSYAESPDEPRMNGYLNGNASDSDEAEMPPLLPIKELSSDELAERERTLRKLKEELRSEEMKLVLLKKLKQSQQLKENIAAVPKVPCRIPPPVICQPATSHSHRTGKAPPPLLRGQPAPSRNSSLHAPPPGMLMAPTTGRNAISSTGMPPNMVIPQPPHPRVRSSGNPSVSSYHPPADRTERSTKDPTPSPAHQVQSKLIGPQDNKPAAPHNAPVIPEQDRSSRDDSQTPAQRQAAAKQALRKQLEKTLLQIPPPKPPPPEMHFVPSPSNPEFIYLVGLEHVVDFITKEPAIPPPPEPFECTQCKTDFTPVWKWEKPANSNKKDGPQGQHATFQRPAAGRDPRVICEHCVTTNVKKALKAEHTNRLKTAFVKALKQEKEIDERLAQTACPSPDPPAPKSVPKTSTPNRRVTTPPAPSPQVQVPPPAPTPPTPNRQDHPLVKLAAESNKFQHPAAAAAAAAALQQQLLRELTKNPVPGLSPHQPLPAHMMPAFNPLLYPYQLAMAQAAGGKGLAELQRQAADIHRQYLLDMIPSQASQGQGNQAPPRAHPHNWKT, from the exons ATGGAAGCCATGGATCTGGATGGCGATGCTGTTGTTGACTTAAGCGTTGG AAGCAGTAACAGGAGAGAGTCCCCGACTGTACCTGCAAATTCAGTGAATGACGCAGGGCCTCCATTAGACTTGGGTGTTAATTACTCCACAACTAGTCCAAGCGTAGACAATAACATGCCTGAACCAAGGAACATTCAAAATTCCTCCAGGGGAATTCTGGCTCCAAAGTCTGGAGATGAGCGTAGGCCCAGACGTAACCTCAGGCCCAGAACAGAGAGGAGTTACGCAGAGAGTCCTGATGAACCAAGAATGAATGGTTATTTAAATGGAAACGCATCTGATAGTGATGAAG CTGAAATGCCACCTCTGCTACCCATTAAAGAGTTGTCTTCCGATGAATTAGCTGAGCGCGAAAGAACATTGAGGAAGCTCAAAGAGGAATTGCGATCTGAAGAAATGAAATTAGTCCTTCTGAAAAAGTTGAAACAATCTCAACAATTGAAGGAAAATATAGCAGCAGTGCCAAAAGTTCCATGTAGAATTCCTCCTCCGGTCATTTGCCAACCAGCAACATCTCATAG tcATAGAACTGGAAAAGCACCACCACCTTTGCTAAGAGGGCAGCCTGCTCCAAGCAGAAATAGCAGTCTTCATGCACCACCTCCTGGAATGTTAATGGCCCCGACAACAGGGCGCAATGCGATTTCCAGTACTGGTATGCCACCCAACATGGTGATACCACAGCCACCTCATCCGCGAGTTAGATCAAGCGGCAATCCAAGTGTTTCCAGTTATCATCCTCCAGCGGATAGGACTGAAAGGTCCACAAAAGACCCGACACCAAGTCCGGCGCATCAGGTACAATCAAAA CTTATTGGACCGCAAGATAATAAGCCAGCCGCGCCTCATAACGCACCTGTGATTCCTGAACAG GATCGATCATCTCGGGATGATAGTCAAACTCCAGCACAACGCCAAGCTGCTGCTAAGCAGGCTCTTAGAAAGCAATTAGAAAAGACGCTTTTGCAAATACCACCTCCGAAACCTCCACCACCGGAAATGCACTTTGTACCAAGCCCTTCGAATCCGGAATTTATCTACTTGGTAGGACTAGAACACGTGGTAGATTTCATTACCAAGGAACCGGCTATCCCACCTCCCCCAGAGCCGTTTGAGTGCACACAGTGTAAGACTGACTTTACGCCAGTTTGGAAATGGGAAAAACCAGCTAACAGCAATAAGAAGGATGGCCCGCAAGGCCAGCACGCGACCTTCCAACGGCCAGCAGCTGGTCGGGATCCCAGAGTGATTTGCGAGCACTGCGTTACAACCAACGTCAAGAAGGCACTCAAGGCAGAACACACCAACCG ATTAAAGACCGCCTTTGTCAAAGCTCTGAAGCAAGAAAAGGAAATAGATGAAAGATTAGCACAAACGGCGTGTCCGAGCCCGGACCCACCCGCGCCAAAGTCTGTACCCAAGACATCTACTCCCAACAGAAGAGTGACGACACCGCCAGCTCCATCGCCACAAGTACAAGTACCCCCGCCGGCTCCTACGCCGCCAACTCCAAATAGGCAAGATCACCCTCTTGTCAAGTTGGCGGCCGAGAGCAACAAATTCCAGcatccagcagcagcagctgctgctgctgctgcccttCAGCAACAATTACTTCGAG AGTTGACCAAGAATCCTGTACCAGGATTGTCACCACATCAACCGCTACCGGCGCATATGATGCCGGCCTTCAACCCACTCCTGTACCCTTATCAGTTGGCGATGGCGCAGGCTGCCGGTGGCAAGGGTCTCGCCGAACTGCAACGCCAGGCAGCTGATATTCATCGTCAGTATTTGCTCGATATGATACCTTCACAAGCGTCCCAGGGTCAGGGTAATCAAGCTCCACCTCGAGCTCATCCACACAACTGGAAGACGTAA
- the LOC100122742 gene encoding transcriptional repressor p66-beta isoform X2: MEAMDLDGDAVVDLSVGSSNRRESPTVPANSVNDAGPPLDLGVNYSTTSPSVDNNMPEPRNIQNSSRGILAPKSGDERRPRRNLRPRTERSYAESPDEPRMNGYLNGNASDSDEAEMPPLLPIKELSSDELAERERTLRKLKEELRSEEMKLVLLKKLKQSQQLKENIAAVPKVPCRIPPPVICQPATSHSHRTGKAPPPLLRGQPAPSRNSSLHAPPPGMLMAPTTGRNAISSTGMPPNMVIPQPPHPRVRSSGNPSVSSYHPPADRTERSTKDPTPSPAHQVQSKDRSSRDDSQTPAQRQAAAKQALRKQLEKTLLQIPPPKPPPPEMHFVPSPSNPEFIYLVGLEHVVDFITKEPAIPPPPEPFECTQCKTDFTPVWKWEKPANSNKKDGPQGQHATFQRPAAGRDPRVICEHCVTTNVKKALKAEHTNRLKTAFVKALKQEKEIDERLAQTACPSPDPPAPKSVPKTSTPNRRVTTPPAPSPQVQVPPPAPTPPTPNRQDHPLVKLAAESNKFQHPAAAAAAAAALQQQLLRELTKNPVPGLSPHQPLPAHMMPAFNPLLYPYQLAMAQAAGGKGLAELQRQAADIHRQYLLDMIPSQASQGQGNQAPPRAHPHNWKT; encoded by the exons ATGGAAGCCATGGATCTGGATGGCGATGCTGTTGTTGACTTAAGCGTTGG AAGCAGTAACAGGAGAGAGTCCCCGACTGTACCTGCAAATTCAGTGAATGACGCAGGGCCTCCATTAGACTTGGGTGTTAATTACTCCACAACTAGTCCAAGCGTAGACAATAACATGCCTGAACCAAGGAACATTCAAAATTCCTCCAGGGGAATTCTGGCTCCAAAGTCTGGAGATGAGCGTAGGCCCAGACGTAACCTCAGGCCCAGAACAGAGAGGAGTTACGCAGAGAGTCCTGATGAACCAAGAATGAATGGTTATTTAAATGGAAACGCATCTGATAGTGATGAAG CTGAAATGCCACCTCTGCTACCCATTAAAGAGTTGTCTTCCGATGAATTAGCTGAGCGCGAAAGAACATTGAGGAAGCTCAAAGAGGAATTGCGATCTGAAGAAATGAAATTAGTCCTTCTGAAAAAGTTGAAACAATCTCAACAATTGAAGGAAAATATAGCAGCAGTGCCAAAAGTTCCATGTAGAATTCCTCCTCCGGTCATTTGCCAACCAGCAACATCTCATAG tcATAGAACTGGAAAAGCACCACCACCTTTGCTAAGAGGGCAGCCTGCTCCAAGCAGAAATAGCAGTCTTCATGCACCACCTCCTGGAATGTTAATGGCCCCGACAACAGGGCGCAATGCGATTTCCAGTACTGGTATGCCACCCAACATGGTGATACCACAGCCACCTCATCCGCGAGTTAGATCAAGCGGCAATCCAAGTGTTTCCAGTTATCATCCTCCAGCGGATAGGACTGAAAGGTCCACAAAAGACCCGACACCAAGTCCGGCGCATCAGGTACAATCAAAA GATCGATCATCTCGGGATGATAGTCAAACTCCAGCACAACGCCAAGCTGCTGCTAAGCAGGCTCTTAGAAAGCAATTAGAAAAGACGCTTTTGCAAATACCACCTCCGAAACCTCCACCACCGGAAATGCACTTTGTACCAAGCCCTTCGAATCCGGAATTTATCTACTTGGTAGGACTAGAACACGTGGTAGATTTCATTACCAAGGAACCGGCTATCCCACCTCCCCCAGAGCCGTTTGAGTGCACACAGTGTAAGACTGACTTTACGCCAGTTTGGAAATGGGAAAAACCAGCTAACAGCAATAAGAAGGATGGCCCGCAAGGCCAGCACGCGACCTTCCAACGGCCAGCAGCTGGTCGGGATCCCAGAGTGATTTGCGAGCACTGCGTTACAACCAACGTCAAGAAGGCACTCAAGGCAGAACACACCAACCG ATTAAAGACCGCCTTTGTCAAAGCTCTGAAGCAAGAAAAGGAAATAGATGAAAGATTAGCACAAACGGCGTGTCCGAGCCCGGACCCACCCGCGCCAAAGTCTGTACCCAAGACATCTACTCCCAACAGAAGAGTGACGACACCGCCAGCTCCATCGCCACAAGTACAAGTACCCCCGCCGGCTCCTACGCCGCCAACTCCAAATAGGCAAGATCACCCTCTTGTCAAGTTGGCGGCCGAGAGCAACAAATTCCAGcatccagcagcagcagctgctgctgctgctgcccttCAGCAACAATTACTTCGAG AGTTGACCAAGAATCCTGTACCAGGATTGTCACCACATCAACCGCTACCGGCGCATATGATGCCGGCCTTCAACCCACTCCTGTACCCTTATCAGTTGGCGATGGCGCAGGCTGCCGGTGGCAAGGGTCTCGCCGAACTGCAACGCCAGGCAGCTGATATTCATCGTCAGTATTTGCTCGATATGATACCTTCACAAGCGTCCCAGGGTCAGGGTAATCAAGCTCCACCTCGAGCTCATCCACACAACTGGAAGACGTAA
- the LOC103317417 gene encoding uncharacterized protein LOC103317417, with protein sequence MNNRELCFWLGFCVFLTLAVQPRGGCSGSSLAAGGGNDTEAKLAKLVKIFSKPGAFSKIDAIFGEQEPSSSSSSSSASSTSQLSLPSSCPSGDEGLECRRAEARRSVDCPRGDCYCYNCSKAGPELWASCCRESLKCCSHLAAACRTCDQPALYPFCAKHFKKCIGQMNDKKSP encoded by the exons ATGAATAATCGAGAGCTGTGCTTTTGGCTCGGCTTCTGCGTCTTCCTGACGCTGGCCGTACAGCCAAGGGGAGGATGCAGCGGTAGTAGCTTGGCAGCTGGGGGCGGCAATGACACCGAGGCTAAGCTCGCCAAGCTCGTCAAGATCTTCAGTAAGCCTGGAGCTTTCAGCAAG ATCGACGCGATTTTCGGCGAACAAGAACcatcatcgtcgtcatcgtcatcgtcaGCGTCATCAACATCCCAGTTGTCACTACCGTCCAGCTGTCCCAGTGGTGACGAGGGCCTGGAATGCAGGCGCGCGGAGGCGCGACGCTCCGTCGATTGTCCCCGAG GCGACTGCTACTGCTACAACTGCTCGAAAGCGGGTCCCGAGCTTTGGGCCTCCTGTTGTCGCGAGAGCTTGAAGTGCTGCTCACATCTAGCCGCGGCCTGTCGGACCTGCGATCAGCCGGCGCTTTATCCCTTCTGCGCCAAACACTTCAAGAAATGCATCGGCCAAATGAACGACAAAAAGTCGCCCTGA